The genomic stretch ATCTGAAGAGATTTTTTGCATCGCAGAAAGAGAAATGCGAATAAATTCTTCTAGGCTTAAGTCAATTTCTAAACAAGTTAAAATTATATTACGATTGGCACCTTGAGCAAAAGATTTTTCTTTAAACCGATTTAAAACATTTGTTGAGGTTAAGTCATTAAGTTTTTTACTCGGCAAGACTAAAGCGGCAGCAACAATGAGACCGGTGATTGGATCAGTACAAAAAAGTGCTTTGGCTAATCTTGTCTCGCGGGGTAGGCCATGTATTTCGTTGTGTGCTTCGATTGCCTCAACAATTTCTTTGTCTAAGCCAAGTTTTTCTAAAATTTCACCTCCAACCAAACTATGTTTTTTAGGTTCATTTTTGGTCTCTTCGTAATCAATATCATGAAGCAGACCAGTCAGTCCCCACTTTTCTTCGTCCTCATTAAAATATTTCGCTAACTCTCGCATTACTGCTTCAACAGCCAAACAATGTTTAATCAAGTTTTTATTTTTTATTTTCTCTTGGACTAAATTTAAGGCCTCGTCTCTATTCATAAAATTTTTTAAATTTCTTTATGTGACCGATAGTAAGCTAATTTTGCCGTTTCAGTAGCAATAAAATATAAAATTACTAAGCCAAGAATGATGAAAAGAGAAGAAAAAGAAGGAACAAGAAAATGAAAAACTTTGCCCAAACGAGAAAGAGGAATAAAAATGGTCAAGAAAAAGGCTAAAAAAGAAACAGAAATTAAAGTCGAGCTCGGCATTGATGATCTAAAAACAAAGTATCTTGTTCTAATTGAAAAGATTAGAACCAGCTCCGTCAAAATACTACAAATAAACCAAAGGGTTCTTAACATTTCGGGTCCGGTTTTATAGAAAAGAGCAAAAAATGTAAAGTCAAAAAGTGAAGAAAGGAAGCCAAGAAAAATACAGACAAAAGTAATTTCTCTTAAATTATATTTTCTTGGTTTTCTAATTTCCTGATAATCAACATTATCAGTTGAAACGGCAATTAATGGTAAATCGCTTAAAAGATTAACTAATAAAATTTGAACGGCTAACATTGGCAAAAAGGGTAAAATTAAAGAAATAGCGGCCATAGCGTAAAAATTACCAAAATTACCGATAAAAGTATAACGAATATATTTCGTGATATTGGCAAAAATTTTTCTTCCTTCTTGAATAGCATCAACAATAACCTTTAAATCTTTTTTCAAAAGAATAATATCGCCAGCTTCTTTAGAAACATCAGCTCCCGAATCGACAACGATAGCCACATGAGCTAATTTTAAAGATGGTGCATCATTAATTCCCTCACCTAAAAAACCAACTGTATATTTCTTTTGAAGGGTTTGAATAATTTTATATTTCTGGCTAGGCAGAACACGAGCAAAAACGTTATTATTCTCGACTGTCCAAAGAAGCTTTCCTTCATCCATTTTTTCCAGTTCTTCGCCACTGAAAACTCTTTCGCCAGTTTCTAAACCAGCCTCCTTCGCCACACTTTCCGCTACTTCCAACGCATCACCAGTAATAATTTTGATCTTCACTCCTAATTTTTTGGCCTTTTTAATGGTTAAAATCGTCTCTGGTTTCAATGAATCAGAAAAAGTAAAAAAACCAAGATAATCAAGGCCCTTTTCGTCTTCTTCTGAAAAAAAATCTTTTTCTTTAATTTTTTTAAAGCCCACCGCCAGCGTTCTCAGTCCTCTTTTTCCACTCTCTTGATATTGATTAATAATTTCTGAATAATTAAATGATTTTTTAGAATCACGAAGCACCTCTTCTACTGCCCCTCGAATAATTAAAAAAAATTCTCCTTTTAAATTCTTGACTACTAAGGCATTAGTTCTCTTTTCTGGATCAAATGGTCTTTCCCAAATTTTTTGATAATTTTTGATCTCTTTTTTTATCTCCTCAGAAGCAGCTTGCCAAAGAGCTAAGTCAAAAGGATCATGAGTTGTTTCTCTTTCACTTTGAAAGAAACCAGAAGCGAGAATTCCAAAGAGAAAACACTTTGCCTTATCTTCAGCCAAACAATCTTTTACTGTCAAGACATTTTTTGTTAAAGTCCCTGTCTTATCAGAACAAATTATTTCAATACTGCCTAAACCTTCTAGTGAAGAAAGTCTTTTGACGACAACATCTTTTTTAGCTAGTTTGATTGCCCCTCGCGAAAGGGTCAGGGTTGTGATAAGTGGTAAGGCTTCAGGAACAACACTCACCGCCAAAGCAACGCTAAAAAGTAAAAACTCAGGAATATTTATCTGAAAACCTTTAAGAATTAAATTAAGAACAAAAACAATTGATAAAGTAATAAAAACAATTCTTAAAATCATTTTACTCAAACTCAGGAGATTTCTCTCGACAATACTTTCTTTCGCTGTCTTAATAGTCATTTCGGTAATTTTACCAAAACTTGTTTTCTGGCCGGTGGCAATAACAACCCCCTCGCCATAACCTTTAACCACCGAAGTACCAGAAAAGACTAAGTTACTTTTCTCATCTTCTGATGCTTTGGCTGTTTTCTCGGCCGGATAAAATTCCCCGGTTAAAATTTCTTCATTAACCATTAAGTTCTCACTTTTAAAAAGAAAAATGTCGGCCGGGACCAAATCGCCTTCTTTTAGAACAACAATCTCGCCTGGCA from Patescibacteria group bacterium encodes the following:
- a CDS encoding HDIG domain-containing protein; this encodes MNRDEALNLVQEKIKNKNLIKHCLAVEAVMRELAKYFNEDEEKWGLTGLLHDIDYEETKNEPKKHSLVGGEILEKLGLDKEIVEAIEAHNEIHGLPRETRLAKALFCTDPITGLIVAAALVLPSKKLNDLTSTNVLNRFKEKSFAQGANRNIILTCLEIDLSLEEFIRISLSAMQKISSDLNL
- a CDS encoding cation-transporting P-type ATPase, whose translation is MTFNSQKIRKIFDEWQTSENGLNEEEAKSRLVKYGRNELEIKKISLFSLWLRQFKNSMIYLLFTASFISLVLGEWVDALIIFIILIINSTLGFIQEYKTERILEKLKNFIKVKARVRREGQLKEIDRSLVVPGEIVVLKEGDLVPADIFLFKSENLMVNEEILTGEFYPAEKTAKASEDEKSNLVFSGTSVVKGYGEGVVIATGQKTSFGKITEMTIKTAKESIVERNLLSLSKMILRIVFITLSIVFVLNLILKGFQINIPEFLLFSVALAVSVVPEALPLITTLTLSRGAIKLAKKDVVVKRLSSLEGLGSIEIICSDKTGTLTKNVLTVKDCLAEDKAKCFLFGILASGFFQSERETTHDPFDLALWQAASEEIKKEIKNYQKIWERPFDPEKRTNALVVKNLKGEFFLIIRGAVEEVLRDSKKSFNYSEIINQYQESGKRGLRTLAVGFKKIKEKDFFSEEDEKGLDYLGFFTFSDSLKPETILTIKKAKKLGVKIKIITGDALEVAESVAKEAGLETGERVFSGEELEKMDEGKLLWTVENNNVFARVLPSQKYKIIQTLQKKYTVGFLGEGINDAPSLKLAHVAIVVDSGADVSKEAGDIILLKKDLKVIVDAIQEGRKIFANITKYIRYTFIGNFGNFYAMAAISLILPFLPMLAVQILLVNLLSDLPLIAVSTDNVDYQEIRKPRKYNLREITFVCIFLGFLSSLFDFTFFALFYKTGPEMLRTLWFICSILTELVLIFSIRTRYFVFRSSMPSSTLISVSFLAFFLTIFIPLSRLGKVFHFLVPSFSSLFIILGLVILYFIATETAKLAYYRSHKEI